Proteins encoded by one window of Vidua chalybeata isolate OUT-0048 chromosome 10, bVidCha1 merged haplotype, whole genome shotgun sequence:
- the LOC128792872 gene encoding phospholipid scramblase family member 5-like, with protein sequence MASQESQGQTKLIFKDYLPGSSDIPQQNTPVEPTSLWKQTSHTHNLPPGLEYLNQLDQIIIHQQVELLEAILGTETSSKYEIKNPLGQRVYFAVEENGCFDRKLCSPIRAFTIRIADNAGREVIRVIRPLRCNSCCFPCFLQQLEVQSPPGTVAGYVVQNWDPFLPKFTIQNESKEDVLKIIGPYATCGCFEDVDFEVKALNEMTTIGKISKYWSGFVNNVFTNTANFGIQVPIDLDVRIKAVMIGACFLIDLMFFENSLDGL encoded by the exons ATGGCCTCTCAAG aatcTCAGGGACAAACCAAACTAATCTTTAAGGATTACCTCCCTGGCTCTTCTGACATTCCTCAACAGAATACGCCTGTTGAACCAACAAGTCTCTGGAAGCAAACATCACACACTCATAACTTGCCACCTGGTCTGGAGTACCTGAACCAG CTGGACCAGATAATTATTCATCAGCAAGTGGAGCTTCTGGAAG CCATACTTGGCACAGAGACCTCCAGCAAATACGAGATAAAAAACCCCTTGGGACAAAGAGTTTACTTTGCGGTGGAAGAGAACGGCTGCTTTGACCGCAAGCTGTGCTCGCCCATCAGGGCGTTCACCATCAGGATTGCGGATAACGCGGGCCGCGAGGTGATCCGAGTCATCAGACCCCTGAGGtgcaacagctgctgcttcccctgcttcctgcagcag CTAGAAGTTCAGTCTCCACCAGGTACAGTAGCTGGGTACGTTGTACAGAACTGGGACCCTTTTCTGCCAAAGTTTACTATACAGAATGAAAGTAAAGAAGATGTGCTAAAAATAATTGGCCCATATGCAACCTGTGGCTGTTTTGAAGATGTTGACTTTGAG GTAAAAGCTCTCAATGAGATGACAACGATCGGCAAAATTTCCAAGTATTGGTCTGGATTTGTCAACAATGTCTTCACCAACACTGCCAACTTTGGGATCCAGGTCCCTATAGATCTCGACGTGAGGATCAAGGCAGTCATGATTGGTGCTTGTTTCCTCATT GACTTAATGTTCTTTGAAAATTCTTTGGATGGATTATAA